One Euphorbia lathyris chromosome 1, ddEupLath1.1, whole genome shotgun sequence DNA segment encodes these proteins:
- the LOC136234241 gene encoding uncharacterized protein isoform X1 encodes MKCTPEEKFDYAVFLLQGDAYDWWETIPNSTVQPPVLKWDDFVLEFRNNYMPEVYLDDKRREFLNLKQGKMSVAEYEVKFNQLSTYVSSLVATEKDKCRQFEEGLRYEIRSKITASDLETYQKLKAAAIRGERLEKERVDFQTKGGYSHSSAEQSNKFVKRQANSSPSQSNARGGYSANRGGRMSVPSYSRQSQRHSSGLKSACNTCGRYHEGECRKLTGGCFFCGSLDHFFRDCPKRGVFDRQGSEATVQNTRGSGVVMPVSRGRGRGAIMNTARGIGRSEAQGPQTQVRAFALNRQEAIAAPQVVTGTQTFEDIPEEGISRRQ; translated from the coding sequence ATGAAGTGCACACCTGAAGAAAAATTTGACTATGCTGTGTTTTTACTTCAGGGAGATGCATATGATTGGTGGGAAACTATTCCTAACAGTACTGTTCAGCCTCCTGTTTTGAAATGGGATGATTTTGTTCTTGAGTTTCGTAATAACTATATGCCAGAAGTGTATTTAGATGATAAAAGGAGAGAATTCTTGAATTTGAAGCAGGGAAAAATGAGTGTAGCTGAATATGAAGTGAAATTTAATCAGTTGTCAACTTATGTATCTTCTTTGGTGGCAACAGAAAAAGATAAATGCAGACAATTTGAAGAAGGGTTGAGGTATGAAATTCGAAGTAAAATTACAGCTTCTGATCTTGAAACCTATCAAAAACTAAAAGCTGCAGCTATTAGAGGTGAAAGGTTGGAAAAAGAAAGAGTTGATTTCCAAACAAAAGGGGGTTATAGTCATTCTAGTGCTGAGCAGAGTAACAAGTTTGTCAAACGTCAAGCTAATTCATCTCCTTCACAATCAAATGCTAGAGGTGGATATTCTGCGAATCGAGGAGGAAGAATGAGTGTTCCATCTTATTCAAGACAGAGTCAAAGGCACAGCTCAGGATTGAAATCAGCTTGTAATACATGTGGAAGATATCATGAGGGAGAATGTAGGAAATTGACTGGGGGATGTTTCTTTTGTGGTTCCTTAGATCATTTCTTCCGTGATTGTCCAAAAAGGGGAGTATTTGACAGACAAGGTTCAGAGGCTACAGTACAGAATACAAGGGGGAGTGGGGTTGTTATGCCAGTAAGTAGAGGTAGAGGCAGAGGAGCAATAATGAATACTGCTAGAGGTATTGGTAGATCTGAAGCTCAGGGTCCACAAACTCAAGTTCGAGCATTTGCTTTGAATAGACAGGAAGCC
- the LOC136234241 gene encoding uncharacterized protein isoform X2, which produces MKCTPEEKFDYAVFLLQGDAYDWWETIPNSTVQPPVLKWDDFVLEFRNNYMPEVYLDDKRREFLNLKQGKMSVAEYEVKFNQLSTYVSSLVATEKDKCRQFEEGLRYEIRSKITASDLETYQKLKAAAIRGERLEKERVDFQTKGGYSHSSAEQSNKFVKRQANSSPSQSNARGGYSANRGGRMSVPSYSRQSQRHSSGLKSACNTCGRYHEGECRKLTGGCFFCGSLDHFFRDCPKRGVFDRQGSEATVQNTRGSGVVMPVSRGRGRGAIMNTARGIGRSEAQGPQTQVRAFALNRQEAIAAPQVVTVG; this is translated from the coding sequence ATGAAGTGCACACCTGAAGAAAAATTTGACTATGCTGTGTTTTTACTTCAGGGAGATGCATATGATTGGTGGGAAACTATTCCTAACAGTACTGTTCAGCCTCCTGTTTTGAAATGGGATGATTTTGTTCTTGAGTTTCGTAATAACTATATGCCAGAAGTGTATTTAGATGATAAAAGGAGAGAATTCTTGAATTTGAAGCAGGGAAAAATGAGTGTAGCTGAATATGAAGTGAAATTTAATCAGTTGTCAACTTATGTATCTTCTTTGGTGGCAACAGAAAAAGATAAATGCAGACAATTTGAAGAAGGGTTGAGGTATGAAATTCGAAGTAAAATTACAGCTTCTGATCTTGAAACCTATCAAAAACTAAAAGCTGCAGCTATTAGAGGTGAAAGGTTGGAAAAAGAAAGAGTTGATTTCCAAACAAAAGGGGGTTATAGTCATTCTAGTGCTGAGCAGAGTAACAAGTTTGTCAAACGTCAAGCTAATTCATCTCCTTCACAATCAAATGCTAGAGGTGGATATTCTGCGAATCGAGGAGGAAGAATGAGTGTTCCATCTTATTCAAGACAGAGTCAAAGGCACAGCTCAGGATTGAAATCAGCTTGTAATACATGTGGAAGATATCATGAGGGAGAATGTAGGAAATTGACTGGGGGATGTTTCTTTTGTGGTTCCTTAGATCATTTCTTCCGTGATTGTCCAAAAAGGGGAGTATTTGACAGACAAGGTTCAGAGGCTACAGTACAGAATACAAGGGGGAGTGGGGTTGTTATGCCAGTAAGTAGAGGTAGAGGCAGAGGAGCAATAATGAATACTGCTAGAGGTATTGGTAGATCTGAAGCTCAGGGTCCACAAACTCAAGTTCGAGCATTTGCTTTGAATAGACAGGAAGCC